GGGGTTCGGGCGCAGGGCCCGGCCGATGTTCTGCACGATCTCCACCTGAGAGCCGCGGGTGTCGGCGAAACACACCGCCTCCACACCCCGCTCGCCGACGATGTCGACGCCCTCGCCCAGGACCCGCACGCTGGCCAGGAACGCCCGGTGCACGCGCTTGTTGCCGGCGTCGAGGCCGTCGGCGAACTGGCGCAGGACCTCCCGGCGTTCGGCGACGAGGTGGTCACCGCACAGCCACGCCGCCCACACTCGGTCCGGGGGCACGTGGCGGCCGGCCTCCAGCGGGTAGAACTCTGCATCGATCGACGACTTCGGCAGCAAGTCCGCGTCGGCCAGGGCCTTGTCGGAGACCTCGGCCGCGTACAGCTCGGCGGCCGTCTGGGGCATCGTCTCCGCGAACGCCATCGCCTCCTCCACCCGTTGGTGGAAGGTCATGACCGTGCGCAGGTTCCGCGCGGCGGCGTGCTCCAGGAGCGCAGTCTGCAGCAGCGCCAGTCGCCGGCCCCGCTGCGCCTCCTCTGATAGTGCCTGGGCGGGGGAGGGGTCGTGGATCTCCAGCACGTCGATCTCGAACCCGGCGAGGATGCCGCGCTCGATCGCCTCGGACAGTTCGAGCTCGTAGATCCACTCGCCGTACGGGCCGTCCGGATCGGACGCCATGGTCGCGATCTCCAGCTCCTGCCCGTCCCTGCCCTTCTGCGGGCGAGGGGAGGCGAGGATGCGCGGGGTGGCGGTGAGGTAGAGCCGGAAGTCCGCCGGGATGCGGGTGTTGTCGTGGATCGCCGCCCACGGCCGCCCAAGATCACCCGTGGTTGAGTGGGCTTCGTCGACGACGGCGATGTCGAACGGGGCCATCGTCTGTCCGTACAGCCGCTCTCCGCCTGCCAGAGCAGCCTCCAGCGGCCCGCGAACGCGTCCCTGACCCAACGGGTCCTCCGCGTCGTCGCGGTCCACGAGAGAGGCGTACGTGGCGAACACGACCACCGGCCCATGCCCCGCCCACAGCGCCAACTGGATCGCGTTCGTAGTGGTCCGTACGCCCAGCTGCTCCAGGACGTCGTCCTTCTCCAGCGAGCACACCCCGACCATCGGCCCCCTGTGACCGACCCTCCGCCACGCCTGAACGGTCTGCACGAGCAGATCGAGGGTAGGGACCATGACGAGGATCCGCCCGCCACGGAAGCACTCCAGCGCAGCCCACGCAGCCGTGATCGTCTTGCCAGACCCCGTGGCGGACACCACTGTGGCGCGCGCCCCTTCCGCGGGCACAGAGGACCTTGCAGGGAATCCGACCCAGTGACGGATACGCGCAGTCGCATCCACCTGGTGCTCTCTGAGCACGATTCTATGCATTCCAAACTGTCCTGTCATCAGTTCCTCTTGCCGAGAGCGACGCTGCAGCCCGATGTCTCATCGATGGCAGGTGATCTCTTAAACGCCGAGTCCTTTGAGGCCCCATTCATCGAGCCCGGAGTAGACCGTTGCCGTCCGGCACTGCGGTGCCAACATGCACTCAGCTTCCCCGCGGTAGACGGCCACAAGAGAGTCAGCTCCTCGCCACCAGGTGTCTGCGCGTCCGGCAACCTCCAAGACCGGCTCGAAACC
This is a stretch of genomic DNA from Streptomyces sp. TG1A-8. It encodes these proteins:
- a CDS encoding DEAD/DEAH box helicase, with product MHRIVLREHQVDATARIRHWVGFPARSSVPAEGARATVVSATGSGKTITAAWAALECFRGGRILVMVPTLDLLVQTVQAWRRVGHRGPMVGVCSLEKDDVLEQLGVRTTTNAIQLALWAGHGPVVVFATYASLVDRDDAEDPLGQGRVRGPLEAALAGGERLYGQTMAPFDIAVVDEAHSTTGDLGRPWAAIHDNTRIPADFRLYLTATPRILASPRPQKGRDGQELEIATMASDPDGPYGEWIYELELSEAIERGILAGFEIDVLEIHDPSPAQALSEEAQRGRRLALLQTALLEHAAARNLRTVMTFHQRVEEAMAFAETMPQTAAELYAAEVSDKALADADLLPKSSIDAEFYPLEAGRHVPPDRVWAAWLCGDHLVAERREVLRQFADGLDAGNKRVHRAFLASVRVLGEGVDIVGERGVEAVCFADTRGSQVEIVQNIGRALRPNPDGTNKVARIIVPVFLKPGEDPTGMVASASFAPLVAVLQGLRSHSERLVEQLASRALSSGRRQVHVKRDEDGRIIGATAEKEGGQDESEGAVESALLHFSTPRDAATIAAFLRARVYRPETLVWLEGYQALLRWRKDNHITGLYAVPYDTETEASVTKAFPLGRWVHQQRRTYRAGELDPHRKTLLDEAGMVWEPGDEAWENKLAALRSFHRAHGHLAPRRDAVWGAADSELVPVGEHMANLRRKDGLGKNPQRAATRAAQLAAIDPDWNCPWPLDWQRHYRVLADLTADEPDGTLPAIEPGVQFEGDDLGKWLQRQRRSWAELSEEQQQRLTALGVTPAEPPAPAPAAKGTGKVSAFQRGLAALSQYIQREGRTVVGRAHIEELPDGSAIKLGVFLSNQKARRDRLDAEQRAAFAQLGYAWAEEQPERS